The proteins below come from a single Fastidiosipila sanguinis genomic window:
- a CDS encoding MATE family efflux transporter, with protein sequence MASTSVWQNDKAHIRQNILQIILPVIMENILSMLAALIASSMLGHLDDFGMSSVTAVSAQGISTQVTNIVWHLFKGVSIGGTIMIAQARGREDEIRMQNLSRTVMKSLVLFSIPAALVLSIFGENILKAFYNPDPEVLKMGTQYLRITVMGFPALAVMLSTTGIYQGRGDTRTPMFFTLFFNVVNIMIAAPLILGLPFGPRIGSTGAAIALIVAEYATATFALVVMFRPGGILNLEMINRDVINPIFSLKGGRQIWGKGLPSSFETMFWQISSIIMGSVFMSFGKTAYTANQLGLQAEGLADMPAIGFGIASTTLVGSLIGARQFVLGKEYTKEIRNMAIAVMTVGTLVLIIFPEQLMGLLTSNQEVIDLGSKYVRIMGFIQIPQNLQKIYTGALKGVGKTIWPMIIAGIGIWLIRVPFSLIIYNFTSWPVWTIWFVVAADQVSRFVISLIVYKKLDIWNQKHYEEEELEKLAEQAS encoded by the coding sequence TTGGCATCGACATCAGTATGGCAAAATGATAAGGCACATATAAGACAGAATATTTTGCAAATTATTTTACCTGTTATAATGGAAAACATTTTGAGTATGCTTGCAGCACTAATTGCATCAAGTATGCTTGGACACCTAGATGATTTTGGTATGTCTAGTGTTACAGCAGTTTCTGCTCAGGGAATTTCAACTCAAGTTACTAATATAGTCTGGCACCTTTTCAAAGGTGTTTCTATTGGTGGAACAATTATGATCGCTCAGGCGAGAGGTCGAGAAGACGAAATTCGCATGCAGAACCTAAGCCGTACTGTTATGAAGTCTTTAGTTTTATTCTCAATTCCAGCTGCATTAGTTTTATCTATTTTTGGTGAAAATATTCTTAAAGCATTTTATAATCCAGATCCTGAAGTCTTGAAAATGGGAACTCAATATTTAAGAATAACTGTTATGGGATTCCCAGCTCTAGCTGTTATGCTATCCACTACAGGTATTTACCAGGGACGTGGAGATACCAGAACTCCAATGTTTTTTACCTTGTTCTTTAACGTGGTAAATATAATGATAGCAGCACCATTAATTCTAGGATTACCATTTGGACCAAGAATTGGTTCTACAGGTGCAGCTATTGCGCTTATAGTAGCAGAATATGCGACTGCAACTTTCGCCCTTGTAGTAATGTTTAGACCGGGCGGTATTTTAAACTTAGAAATGATAAATAGAGACGTAATTAATCCTATATTCTCATTGAAGGGTGGCAGACAAATTTGGGGCAAGGGACTTCCTTCTAGTTTTGAGACTATGTTCTGGCAAATATCTTCTATCATTATGGGATCGGTTTTCATGTCTTTCGGAAAGACTGCCTATACAGCGAACCAATTAGGACTTCAAGCAGAAGGATTGGCAGATATGCCAGCTATAGGGTTTGGTATAGCAAGTACAACACTAGTTGGAAGTTTAATAGGAGCGAGACAATTTGTCTTGGGCAAAGAATATACCAAAGAGATTCGTAACATGGCTATAGCTGTTATGACGGTTGGTACTTTAGTGTTAATAATATTCCCAGAGCAGCTAATGGGACTTCTAACAAGTAATCAAGAAGTAATTGATCTGGGTAGCAAATATGTAAGAATAATGGGCTTTATCCAGATACCTCAGAACCTCCAGAAGATTTATACTGGTGCCCTAAAAGGTGTAGGTAAAACTATTTGGCCGATGATTATTGCCGGTATTGGAATCTGGTTAATAAGGGTTCCTTTCTCATTAATAATATATAACTTTACATCATGGCCTGTTTGGACAATCTGGTTCGTCGTAGCAGCTGACCAGGTCTCAAGATTTGTTATTAGTTTGATTGTTTATAAGAAACTAGATATTTGGAATCAGAAACATTATGAAGAAGAGGAACTAGAAAAATTAGCAGAACAAGCATCTTAG
- a CDS encoding YdcF family protein: MINILLAITCLIIFFSAIKYDKRSVITGVSLNCAIIFALLHADQMVYVSDQLVWVIIWSYFILPTLLVFGLAVFEYFRKNKDGSLQGFEKGLLIKSALILLFVAVYHFIKSYNFAWYVDTSLGAIDVVLEALLFIAHSYVVTAFVNYVNVDTDDVDYVVVLGARLDENAKVSGQLKSRCDTAIDFAKKNPNTKIIMSGAVSGTAEISEAAGMKAYAVERGFPAQRILLEEKAENTNENIRYSYDLMESESKFAIVSTNYHLQRGLLIARKYNMDCIGIPATTDWRTAALGFINEIFKYIRRSPLIPAIVIASSLIIYMLQKW, from the coding sequence GTGATTAATATATTATTGGCAATAACTTGCTTGATTATATTCTTTTCAGCAATAAAGTACGATAAACGCTCTGTCATAACTGGAGTTTCACTTAATTGTGCAATAATTTTTGCATTATTACACGCAGATCAAATGGTTTATGTAAGCGACCAATTAGTTTGGGTAATTATCTGGTCCTATTTCATTTTGCCAACTTTGCTTGTGTTTGGATTAGCAGTTTTCGAATATTTCCGTAAAAATAAAGATGGTAGTTTACAAGGTTTTGAGAAAGGACTTTTGATTAAAAGCGCCTTAATTTTGCTTTTCGTTGCTGTATATCATTTTATAAAATCATATAATTTTGCCTGGTACGTAGATACAAGTTTAGGGGCTATTGATGTGGTATTAGAAGCGCTTTTATTTATCGCTCACAGTTATGTTGTCACTGCTTTTGTCAATTATGTAAATGTAGATACTGATGATGTGGACTATGTTGTTGTGCTGGGAGCTAGACTAGACGAGAATGCTAAAGTAAGCGGCCAATTGAAAAGTCGTTGCGATACTGCGATTGATTTTGCTAAGAAAAATCCTAACACAAAAATTATTATGTCAGGTGCAGTTTCAGGGACAGCAGAGATTAGTGAAGCAGCTGGTATGAAAGCCTATGCTGTAGAAAGAGGTTTTCCTGCACAGCGAATTTTATTAGAAGAAAAAGCTGAAAACACTAATGAAAATATTAGGTATTCTTATGACCTGATGGAAAGTGAATCAAAATTTGCAATTGTAAGTACGAATTACCATTTGCAGAGAGGGCTGCTTATTGCTAGAAAATATAATATGGACTGTATTGGTATTCCTGCTACAACAGATTGGAGAACAGCTGCTCTGGGCTTTATAAATGAGATATTTAAATATATAAGAAGATCTCCTTTGATACCTGCAATAGTAATAGCTAGTAGTTTGATAATATATATGTTGCAAAAATGGTAA
- a CDS encoding hydrolase: MNNFDKENDISINENNGGDKIINSDSVNENTQRKSRLNDNNKFVPEVYSRLRRENKQATPKIIRNASGINIFGRRIKSLVFSTDVATLCYTDADAILAVYPHTPHPAIIEAITGVASQPVFAGVGGGITKGNRSATIAQFAEARGAMGIVVNSPTTIETIALIDEMVDSPIVATVVSQYDDIEGKLAAGVDILNVANGKNTANLVRWIRKHYPTVPIIATGGGSDESIQETIDAGANAISFAPPTNAELFKELMGKYRTERKEDFMAEHDGMTMTEFEKLNEEN; encoded by the coding sequence ATGAATAATTTTGATAAGGAAAATGATATCAGTATAAACGAAAATAACGGAGGGGATAAAATAATCAACTCTGATAGCGTCAACGAAAACACTCAAAGAAAATCTAGATTGAATGATAATAATAAATTTGTTCCAGAGGTATATTCAAGACTTAGAAGAGAAAATAAGCAGGCTACACCTAAGATCATAAGAAATGCCAGTGGTATAAATATATTTGGTAGAAGAATTAAATCCTTAGTGTTCTCTACTGATGTGGCGACACTTTGTTACACTGATGCAGATGCGATTTTGGCAGTGTATCCTCATACACCTCACCCAGCAATTATTGAAGCAATTACAGGTGTAGCTTCTCAACCAGTTTTTGCAGGAGTAGGTGGTGGAATTACCAAAGGCAACAGAAGTGCAACTATCGCTCAATTTGCGGAGGCTCGTGGTGCTATGGGAATTGTTGTTAACTCACCAACTACTATAGAGACAATTGCTCTAATTGACGAAATGGTTGATTCCCCTATTGTGGCGACAGTTGTCAGTCAGTATGATGATATCGAAGGTAAATTAGCTGCTGGTGTAGATATTTTGAATGTGGCTAACGGCAAAAATACAGCCAATCTTGTTCGCTGGATTCGTAAGCATTACCCAACAGTTCCAATTATTGCAACAGGTGGAGGCAGTGACGAGTCCATTCAGGAAACAATAGATGCCGGTGCCAATGCAATTAGTTTCGCACCACCTACAAATGCAGAATTGTTCAAAGAATTAATGGGCAAGTATAGGACTGAGCGTAAAGAAGACTTCATGGCAGAACATGATGGAATGACTATGACTGAATTCGAAAAGCTAAATGAAGAAAATTAA
- the ypfJ gene encoding KPN_02809 family neutral zinc metallopeptidase: MKWRDRQGSKNVQSSSGRAPRRNGGLGGGGRIPLPIGGLLGGGGGIGLVILLVVFFLLSDGMGGFLGQNQNSGVQPDGTKYEQTQDFTGKEGDPKTEEEMRHFLAVSLKDSEDAWENLFAKHNSRYNAPTLHTFTEYVQSGCGGASKAVGPFYCSLDRTIYIDMSFYNELKNKFGASGDFTMSYVLSHEVGHHVQNELGILEEAHKMMRNVSKKESNEISVRLELQADYFAGVVAKYQDEKGYLQDGDIKEAITAAQSIGDDVIQKKGQGYVVPENFTHGSAAQRMYWFMQGYEHGDIEHGDTFSMSFEELQEKVSK, encoded by the coding sequence ATGAAATGGAGAGATAGACAAGGTAGTAAAAATGTTCAGTCAAGCAGTGGACGAGCGCCAAGAAGAAATGGTGGTCTTGGAGGTGGCGGTAGAATACCACTCCCTATAGGTGGACTGCTTGGTGGAGGCGGAGGAATAGGCCTAGTTATACTATTAGTAGTCTTTTTCTTGCTTTCAGATGGTATGGGTGGTTTTCTTGGCCAGAACCAAAATAGTGGAGTTCAGCCAGATGGTACCAAATACGAGCAGACGCAAGATTTTACCGGCAAAGAAGGTGATCCTAAAACGGAAGAAGAAATGCGTCATTTCCTTGCTGTATCACTAAAAGATAGTGAAGATGCATGGGAAAATTTATTTGCTAAACATAATTCAAGATATAATGCACCAACTTTACATACCTTTACTGAATATGTACAAAGTGGTTGTGGTGGAGCAAGTAAGGCTGTTGGTCCATTCTATTGTTCTCTAGATAGAACTATTTATATTGACATGTCTTTCTACAACGAGTTGAAAAATAAATTCGGAGCTTCAGGCGACTTTACAATGTCATATGTCCTTTCACACGAGGTAGGACACCACGTACAAAATGAGTTGGGTATTCTCGAAGAGGCGCATAAGATGATGCGTAATGTTAGCAAGAAGGAATCTAATGAAATTAGTGTTCGTTTAGAGTTGCAAGCAGATTATTTTGCTGGAGTTGTGGCAAAATATCAAGATGAAAAAGGCTATTTGCAAGATGGAGATATAAAAGAAGCGATTACTGCAGCTCAATCTATTGGTGATGATGTAATTCAAAAGAAAGGTCAAGGCTACGTAGTTCCTGAAAATTTCACTCATGGTTCTGCAGCTCAGCGTATGTATTGGTTCATGCAAGGTTATGAGCATGGAGATATAGAGCATGGTGATACTTTCAGTATGTCTTTTGAAGAATTGCAAGAAAAAGTTAGTAAATAG
- a CDS encoding glycoside hydrolase family 2 TIM barrel-domain containing protein → MSLINLNSHWRFKLNEKVNPSSLDIEELKDWRQVNLPHDWSIEFEFNSQSPANNEGGLLDGGTGYYAKVIDVPESLRNKDIRIHFGGIYMDSTCYINGKFVGNYPFGYNSFSYNINEYLNIGEQNLILIKVEHPQPSSRWYSGSGIYRDVDLIVKDKIHVKENGIFITTPNLAEQYGNEAGVETRIESKIINSHIDASGFVDNGAEVILEQSIEDDDGNTISELTEMKLSLDKRESKVIQSIWVNDVGLWSVDTPALYYVRTRIYDAKDKRLLDERKDRFGYRYFDWDVETGFSLNGQHLDIQGVCMHSDQGALGAVANKQAFVRQLKIMKDMGVNAIRTAHNPHDEKFIEACDELGLLVQEEAFDTWSGKPKKTYDYNRFFSQLATHPDAEAGQTWAEFDVKAMVNRDKNSPSIFMWSVGNEIWETSEDYGIEQAANLVKWVKELDQTRYVTMGEDKFRFDLESENYQKIADLLDIVGINYAEDNFALIREKHPHWKIYGSETASAVSSRGIYYEPAVKDKAITGNPEKPLRKYQTSDYGNDRVGWGKTASSVLIFDRNNLDYAGQFIWTGFDYIGEPTPWHNEPETPAKSSYFGIVDTAGFPKNEYYLFQSQWANSDEKMVHILPHWNWSQEDREITFAQGTDLKRDDNKIPVRIYSNASAVELFLNGESLGEKRFNKKVTSFGREYQEGQSEDELYLEWLIPWEAGELLAVAKDEDSNEVARDEVVTAGVPAAVRLLAETSELDVSIADLAYVQFEIVDVNGNVVPYADNLIDFEISRAADILGVDNGNSSSQERYKYLDNNWKRRAFNGKGLVILGSKKEAGDIVLKASGEGLESAEIKLTAIGEFKEDVLGYDISEIFVGLDGELTLPEVVEILFADGTRLQSKAKWDNYANNNLSELGSFVIAGELEYEQYPVKVKVNVVDFSDRAVDRVVYGEKVINLGETLQLPQTAELVFVNGLRESHKLHWEISDEEVKELSKQVGVKRLQATVNVDEQEYKYELKLIVNDLIEAEDFSMACLDNYLPELPKSAHAYDLLGQNELLELDNWINLETGAELELGDLLVGNVIKLAAKVKGKDLESKLSLRVTGEKVLSYNKAQEWNGSELPAGIASYTNPETRISALNNNQIDYSGLSDSWNNEGSKNTEDWAGILLGRAGELELTKIDNIEIHFIGDKLADDFKLEYYVGENPGTVKNYANVGDEESPLNDPNNWREITDYKILDLSSGESREGLLPEQANNLIFTPIETYAFRIRSGETLHIAEIRAHAFEAKAENDFILKAVTESEVFELNPLKYAYVFTKDKKEGFRLESNNNSVVIELPSLDENECKYLIKNEANTSESIYTIKFE, encoded by the coding sequence ATGTCGTTAATTAATTTAAATAGTCATTGGAGATTTAAACTAAATGAAAAAGTTAATCCAAGTTCTTTGGATATTGAGGAGCTAAAAGACTGGCGCCAAGTTAATCTTCCTCATGATTGGAGTATTGAGTTTGAATTCAATTCACAATCCCCAGCAAATAACGAAGGTGGTCTGCTTGATGGTGGTACAGGATACTATGCCAAGGTTATAGATGTGCCTGAATCTTTAAGAAATAAAGATATTCGCATACATTTCGGTGGAATTTACATGGATTCAACTTGTTACATTAATGGGAAATTTGTAGGAAATTATCCATTTGGATACAACAGTTTTTCGTATAACATTAATGAGTATTTAAATATTGGTGAACAGAATTTAATTTTGATAAAAGTAGAGCATCCGCAACCTTCATCTAGATGGTACTCAGGTTCAGGTATTTATAGAGATGTAGATTTAATAGTTAAAGATAAGATCCATGTTAAAGAAAATGGGATATTTATTACGACACCTAATTTAGCTGAGCAATATGGTAATGAGGCAGGTGTTGAAACTCGAATTGAAAGTAAGATAATTAATTCTCATATTGATGCAAGTGGATTTGTAGATAATGGTGCAGAAGTAATTTTGGAACAGTCAATTGAAGATGATGACGGCAATACAATCTCAGAGCTAACCGAGATGAAATTATCTTTGGATAAAAGAGAGTCTAAGGTGATTCAGAGCATTTGGGTAAATGATGTCGGACTCTGGTCAGTTGATACTCCTGCGCTTTATTATGTTAGAACAAGAATTTATGATGCTAAGGACAAAAGATTATTAGATGAGCGTAAGGATAGATTCGGGTATAGATATTTTGACTGGGATGTTGAGACTGGATTTAGCTTAAATGGTCAGCATCTAGATATTCAAGGTGTTTGTATGCACTCAGATCAAGGTGCATTGGGTGCAGTTGCCAATAAACAAGCTTTTGTAAGACAACTTAAGATCATGAAAGATATGGGCGTAAATGCTATAAGGACTGCACATAACCCGCATGATGAGAAGTTTATTGAAGCCTGTGACGAGTTGGGATTGTTAGTCCAGGAAGAGGCTTTTGATACCTGGAGTGGCAAGCCTAAGAAAACCTATGACTATAACCGCTTCTTCAGCCAACTGGCAACACATCCAGATGCTGAGGCAGGTCAGACTTGGGCTGAATTTGATGTAAAAGCCATGGTAAATAGAGATAAGAACTCTCCATCAATATTCATGTGGTCTGTAGGTAATGAGATTTGGGAAACCTCAGAAGATTATGGTATAGAGCAAGCTGCGAATTTAGTTAAGTGGGTCAAAGAACTAGATCAGACTCGCTATGTAACTATGGGGGAAGATAAGTTCCGTTTCGACCTTGAGAGTGAAAATTACCAGAAAATTGCAGATCTTTTGGACATAGTGGGAATTAATTATGCCGAGGATAATTTTGCGTTAATTAGAGAAAAACATCCACACTGGAAGATTTATGGTTCTGAAACTGCTTCAGCAGTAAGTAGTAGAGGTATTTATTATGAGCCAGCAGTTAAGGACAAGGCAATCACAGGTAATCCGGAGAAGCCACTGAGAAAATACCAAACTTCTGACTATGGAAACGATAGAGTAGGTTGGGGTAAAACAGCGAGTTCAGTTTTAATATTTGATAGAAATAATTTGGATTATGCTGGTCAATTTATTTGGACTGGCTTCGACTATATAGGTGAGCCGACACCATGGCATAATGAGCCTGAAACTCCTGCGAAATCTTCATATTTTGGAATTGTAGATACTGCAGGCTTCCCGAAAAATGAATATTACTTGTTTCAGTCACAATGGGCTAATTCTGATGAGAAAATGGTACATATCTTGCCACACTGGAACTGGAGCCAGGAAGATAGGGAGATAACTTTTGCTCAAGGAACAGACTTGAAGCGTGATGACAACAAGATTCCTGTTAGAATCTATTCTAATGCTAGTGCGGTCGAACTCTTTTTAAATGGCGAATCATTAGGTGAAAAGAGATTTAATAAAAAGGTCACTAGTTTTGGTAGAGAGTATCAGGAAGGTCAGAGTGAAGATGAGCTCTATTTGGAATGGTTAATCCCTTGGGAAGCAGGAGAATTATTAGCTGTAGCTAAGGATGAAGATTCCAACGAAGTAGCTAGAGATGAAGTTGTTACTGCGGGAGTGCCTGCAGCGGTTAGGTTATTAGCTGAAACTTCGGAACTAGATGTATCCATAGCAGATTTAGCTTATGTTCAGTTTGAAATAGTGGATGTTAACGGTAATGTTGTTCCGTATGCTGATAATTTAATTGATTTTGAAATTTCCAGAGCTGCAGATATTCTTGGTGTTGACAATGGTAATTCCAGCTCACAAGAGCGTTATAAATATCTTGATAATAATTGGAAGCGAAGAGCTTTTAATGGTAAAGGTTTAGTAATATTAGGATCCAAAAAAGAAGCTGGAGATATAGTCTTAAAAGCAAGTGGAGAAGGTTTAGAATCTGCTGAAATAAAATTGACCGCAATTGGTGAGTTTAAAGAAGATGTTTTGGGCTACGATATTAGTGAAATTTTTGTGGGCTTAGATGGTGAATTGACTCTACCTGAAGTGGTTGAAATTTTATTTGCTGATGGCACTAGACTGCAAAGTAAGGCTAAGTGGGATAATTATGCTAATAATAATTTAAGTGAGCTTGGTAGTTTCGTAATTGCAGGAGAATTAGAGTACGAGCAATATCCTGTTAAAGTAAAGGTAAATGTAGTAGATTTCTCAGATAGAGCTGTAGATCGTGTAGTATATGGTGAAAAAGTTATTAATCTTGGAGAGACTTTACAGTTGCCGCAAACTGCTGAACTTGTATTTGTTAATGGCTTGAGAGAATCGCACAAATTACACTGGGAGATTTCAGATGAAGAAGTCAAAGAGCTGTCTAAACAGGTAGGAGTTAAGAGACTACAAGCTACAGTAAATGTTGATGAGCAAGAGTATAAATATGAATTGAAGCTTATTGTTAATGACCTTATTGAAGCTGAAGATTTTTCTATGGCTTGTTTAGATAATTATTTACCGGAACTACCGAAGAGTGCACATGCTTATGATTTATTAGGCCAGAATGAATTACTAGAGTTAGATAACTGGATTAATCTAGAGACAGGTGCAGAGTTAGAACTTGGAGATTTACTAGTAGGTAATGTAATTAAGCTTGCAGCAAAAGTTAAAGGCAAGGATTTAGAGTCTAAATTAAGTTTGAGAGTTACAGGAGAAAAAGTGCTTTCATATAACAAAGCTCAAGAATGGAATGGTTCTGAGCTACCTGCAGGAATTGCTAGTTACACTAACCCTGAGACTAGGATCTCCGCTCTGAATAATAATCAGATTGACTACAGTGGTTTAAGTGATTCATGGAATAACGAAGGTAGTAAAAATACTGAAGATTGGGCTGGTATCCTACTCGGTAGAGCTGGTGAATTAGAGCTGACCAAAATCGATAATATTGAAATCCATTTTATTGGAGATAAGCTGGCAGATGACTTTAAGCTTGAATATTATGTTGGCGAAAACCCTGGTACAGTCAAGAATTATGCCAATGTAGGTGATGAGGAAAGTCCTTTAAACGACCCTAATAATTGGCGAGAAATCACAGATTATAAGATCTTAGATTTATCTAGTGGTGAAAGTAGAGAAGGTTTGTTACCTGAACAAGCTAATAATCTCATTTTTACTCCTATTGAAACTTATGCATTTAGGATTAGAAGTGGTGAAACTTTGCACATAGCTGAGATTAGAGCACATGCATTTGAAGCAAAAGCCGAAAATGACTTCATTCTTAAAGCTGTAACGGAATCTGAAGTATTTGAACTTAATCCTTTGAAATATGCTTATGTCTTTACTAAAGATAAAAAGGAAGGTTTCAGATTAGAGAGCAATAATAATTCTGTAGTGATTGAATTACCAAGCCTGGACGAAAATGAATGTAAATATCTAATTAAGAATGAGGCAAATACAAGCGAAAGTATTTACACGATTAAGTTTGAATAA